Proteins encoded within one genomic window of Glandiceps talaboti chromosome 3, keGlaTala1.1, whole genome shotgun sequence:
- the LOC144432507 gene encoding trafficking protein particle complex subunit 3-like isoform X2 has translation MSRQSTRATDSRKVSQELFTLTYGAMVAQLIKDYESDDEVNKQLDKMGYNIGVRMVEDFLARSNVGRCHDFRETADVIAKGFKMYLGISPAITNWSPAGDEFSLLVESNPLTDFVEIPEKHGNLYYSNILCGVLRGALEMVQMEVKVWFTQDALRGDNTTEIRLKFIKRLEDALPAGEE, from the exons ATGTCCAGGCAAAGTACAAGGGCAACGGATTCAAGAAAAGTG AGTCAAGAGTTGTTTACATTGACATACGGGGCAATGGTAGCACAACTCATCAAAGACTATGAAAGTGATGATGAAGTCAACAAACAACTAGATAAAAT GGGTTACAATATTGGAGTGAGGATGGTAGAAGATTTCCTAGCAAGGTCAAATGTCGGCAGATGTCATGATTTTAGAGAAACAGCAGACGTTATTGCAAAG GGCTTTAAGATGTATTTAGGAATATCACCAGCAATAACAAACTGGAGTCCTGCTGGCGATGAATTTTCACTCCTTGTAGAAAGTAATCCACTCACAGATTTTGTAGAAATCCCGGAAAAACATGGAAATCTATATTATTCCAATATTCTATGTGGAGTACTTAGAGGAGCTCTAGAAATG GTACAAATGGAAGTCAAAGTCTGGTTTACACAAGATGCACTACGGGGAGACAATACAACAGAAATTAGACTTAAGTTTATCAAAAGACTAGAAGATGCACTGCCAGCTGGAGAAGAATAG
- the LOC144432507 gene encoding trafficking protein particle complex subunit 3-like isoform X1, which yields MSRQSTRATDSRKVSQELFTLTYGAMVAQLIKDYESDDEVNKQLDKMGYNIGVRMVEDFLARSNVGRCHDFRETADVIAKQGFKMYLGISPAITNWSPAGDEFSLLVESNPLTDFVEIPEKHGNLYYSNILCGVLRGALEMVQMEVKVWFTQDALRGDNTTEIRLKFIKRLEDALPAGEE from the exons ATGTCCAGGCAAAGTACAAGGGCAACGGATTCAAGAAAAGTG AGTCAAGAGTTGTTTACATTGACATACGGGGCAATGGTAGCACAACTCATCAAAGACTATGAAAGTGATGATGAAGTCAACAAACAACTAGATAAAAT GGGTTACAATATTGGAGTGAGGATGGTAGAAGATTTCCTAGCAAGGTCAAATGTCGGCAGATGTCATGATTTTAGAGAAACAGCAGACGTTATTGCAAAG CAGGGCTTTAAGATGTATTTAGGAATATCACCAGCAATAACAAACTGGAGTCCTGCTGGCGATGAATTTTCACTCCTTGTAGAAAGTAATCCACTCACAGATTTTGTAGAAATCCCGGAAAAACATGGAAATCTATATTATTCCAATATTCTATGTGGAGTACTTAGAGGAGCTCTAGAAATG GTACAAATGGAAGTCAAAGTCTGGTTTACACAAGATGCACTACGGGGAGACAATACAACAGAAATTAGACTTAAGTTTATCAAAAGACTAGAAGATGCACTGCCAGCTGGAGAAGAATAG